From a region of the Leptospira venezuelensis genome:
- a CDS encoding PhoH family protein, translating into MRKEQFTFENQDLYRKICGINDTGVKNLEKQLEIDLIPRGNGFQVEGVPTKVEFALDFFRLLETNYRDRPDRDFTDQFDFGYLLKQATREKKKEERKSDDEPFKPNEKILTTYKGKHLYSRTKNQEKYIQSFLNNLITFGIGPAGTGKTFLSVAMACRFLQNGIVDKIVLTRPAVEAGENLGFLPGDLNQKVDPYLRPVYDALNECIGFEKTQEYIALTKIEIAPVAFMRGRTLSKSFIILDEAQNCTLAQLKMIMTRLGRNSRMCISGDVTQVDLEHGRSGFDRVVNLFRQTEGIGQVFFGKEDITRHPLVETIVRKFEEL; encoded by the coding sequence ATCAGGAAAGAACAATTTACTTTCGAAAACCAAGACCTGTATCGTAAGATCTGCGGGATCAACGATACAGGTGTCAAAAATTTGGAAAAACAATTGGAGATCGATCTAATCCCGAGAGGGAACGGTTTCCAGGTGGAAGGAGTTCCTACAAAGGTAGAATTCGCCTTAGATTTTTTCAGATTATTGGAAACCAATTATCGGGACAGGCCGGACCGTGATTTTACGGACCAATTCGATTTCGGTTATCTTCTTAAACAAGCCACTCGGGAAAAGAAGAAGGAAGAGCGTAAGTCTGACGATGAGCCCTTCAAACCTAACGAAAAAATTCTCACTACATACAAGGGAAAACATCTCTATTCCAGGACTAAAAACCAGGAAAAGTATATTCAATCTTTCTTGAATAATCTGATCACTTTCGGGATTGGTCCTGCGGGAACCGGAAAAACATTCCTGTCAGTTGCAATGGCTTGTAGATTTTTGCAGAATGGGATCGTGGATAAGATCGTTTTGACAAGACCTGCGGTAGAAGCAGGAGAAAATCTTGGATTTTTGCCAGGTGACTTAAATCAAAAAGTGGATCCGTACCTTCGTCCAGTATATGACGCTTTGAACGAATGTATCGGTTTCGAAAAGACCCAAGAATATATTGCACTTACTAAAATTGAGATCGCACCCGTTGCATTCATGAGAGGTAGGACTCTTTCCAAAAGTTTTATCATTTTGGACGAGGCTCAAAACTGTACTCTTGCTCAGCTTAAGATGATTATGACCCGTTTGGGGCGTAATTCCAGGATGTGTATCTCTGGGGACGTGACCCAAGTCGACTTAGAACATGGTAGATCCGGATTCGATCGTGTGGTAAACTTGTTCAGACAGACCGAAGGAATTGGACAGGTATTTTTCGGAAAAGAAGATATCACTAGACATCCTTTGGTAGAAACCATCGTGAGGAAGTTCGAGGAATTGTAA
- a CDS encoding HD family phosphohydrolase → MFPLGSLLERGMAWITDTLTKIRPISFVRKFQVILTAITLIIVTWMLAIPFFGQDKINLSQDGPYSEGKNALDKVVSTKDIVYEDEEKTKAKKLKAFQSAPNFFDRDYRVLIEVIRPAIQEDMERYREPKPTGEVKTSAELLAVVPRWKNRSKEELDLLLKTPGKSRVRDLVQQYSNLVFSNFCILRDQPGDYSAIRAAEARIRNSGASGNKEQISSVEGALVIPRMYLYRDSATIDTLNRLAAEKLQATDPQLLSIIQKLALTYVYSNPACTYNAEETKNQKQAVVDRTEPVSSRINAGETIVKAGETITPDIYQKLLIVNRYATRANVASIASILLIQSIFVIIVYAFLKKYNPKRLNDVSSNVIVFTLIWSLVLWAYLASKAFFSFENSYDSVFYFALVIPTGMVCLILSMIYDEQLSIAIGFFLSFFVFAASRYNPTSFILAFVMTVVAATYGRKMRKRIDFIKAGFYMALVQMLISSSGYLFDSRNYWVAVPSGSHLRDLWESNIFKLYLLCLVNGFVCSTLTQLLLPIYEYVFNIPTRFKLLELADTGHPLLQDLLTKAPSTYTHTFLVAAMSERAAQNLELDWLLTRVGVYFHDIGKIPNAGFFVENQHLIPKKENIDKNNPAKAAKIVIDHVLDGIEMAKKARLPREVIDFIPEHHGTSTMAFFYHKALAELSPSQKKKLKKADFQYPGPKPQRKETAIVMIADSLEAASRSLEEVTPESLDALITKIVNGKLAENQLDECGLTLGDLEVVKYSFKEVLLSSLHSRPKYPKPEDTKALEEKNKNILGKHAPKSH, encoded by the coding sequence ATGTTTCCTTTGGGATCACTTTTAGAAAGAGGGATGGCTTGGATCACGGACACTTTGACCAAGATCCGTCCAATTTCTTTCGTCCGAAAATTCCAGGTAATCCTCACTGCGATCACTTTGATCATTGTGACTTGGATGCTCGCGATCCCATTTTTTGGTCAGGACAAAATTAATCTTTCTCAAGACGGTCCTTATTCCGAAGGCAAGAATGCTTTGGATAAAGTTGTCTCCACAAAAGATATTGTTTACGAAGACGAAGAAAAAACAAAGGCCAAAAAATTAAAGGCCTTCCAATCTGCTCCGAATTTTTTTGATAGAGATTATAGAGTTCTAATAGAAGTCATTCGCCCTGCTATCCAAGAGGATATGGAGAGATACAGGGAACCAAAGCCAACTGGAGAAGTGAAAACCTCTGCAGAGTTGTTGGCAGTCGTCCCAAGATGGAAGAATAGATCCAAAGAAGAGTTGGATCTATTACTTAAAACTCCCGGAAAATCTAGAGTTAGAGATCTAGTCCAACAATACAGTAATTTAGTTTTTTCGAATTTTTGTATTTTAAGGGATCAACCAGGCGATTATTCCGCGATTCGTGCTGCAGAAGCAAGAATCCGGAATTCTGGAGCGAGTGGAAACAAAGAGCAGATCTCGTCTGTCGAAGGTGCGCTTGTAATCCCTCGTATGTATCTATACAGGGATAGTGCAACCATTGATACCCTGAACCGTTTAGCTGCTGAGAAGTTACAAGCCACAGATCCCCAACTTCTTTCTATTATCCAAAAACTTGCACTCACTTATGTGTATTCTAATCCAGCTTGTACTTATAATGCCGAAGAAACCAAAAATCAAAAACAAGCCGTTGTGGATAGGACGGAGCCTGTAAGCAGCAGAATCAATGCTGGCGAAACCATAGTGAAAGCGGGGGAGACAATCACTCCTGATATCTATCAGAAATTGCTAATAGTAAATAGATATGCAACTCGTGCAAATGTTGCCTCTATAGCATCTATTCTTTTGATCCAATCTATTTTTGTAATTATAGTATATGCGTTCTTAAAAAAATATAATCCGAAACGTCTGAACGATGTTTCGAGTAACGTGATTGTGTTCACTTTGATCTGGTCTTTGGTGTTATGGGCTTACTTGGCATCCAAGGCATTTTTCAGTTTTGAAAATAGTTACGATTCTGTATTTTACTTCGCACTTGTGATTCCGACAGGGATGGTTTGTCTAATTCTCTCCATGATCTATGACGAGCAATTGTCGATCGCAATAGGGTTTTTCCTTTCCTTCTTTGTGTTTGCCGCTTCAAGATACAATCCTACTTCTTTCATTTTAGCTTTTGTGATGACCGTAGTCGCGGCTACTTACGGTAGAAAAATGAGAAAGAGGATCGATTTTATCAAGGCCGGGTTCTATATGGCCTTGGTCCAAATGTTGATCTCTTCTTCAGGATATTTGTTTGATTCCCGAAATTATTGGGTAGCAGTTCCTTCCGGTTCTCATTTGAGGGACCTTTGGGAATCGAATATATTCAAATTGTATTTATTATGTTTAGTGAATGGCTTTGTTTGTTCCACTTTAACTCAGTTACTTCTTCCTATCTATGAGTATGTGTTCAATATTCCTACCAGATTTAAGCTGTTGGAACTTGCTGATACCGGTCACCCGTTGTTGCAGGATTTGTTAACCAAAGCACCTTCTACTTATACCCATACTTTTTTGGTGGCTGCTATGTCTGAAAGGGCCGCCCAGAATTTGGAACTTGATTGGCTTTTAACAAGAGTGGGTGTGTATTTTCATGATATTGGTAAGATCCCTAACGCTGGATTCTTCGTTGAGAACCAACATTTGATCCCTAAAAAGGAAAATATAGATAAGAATAATCCTGCGAAAGCTGCAAAGATAGTGATCGATCATGTCTTAGACGGAATAGAGATGGCGAAGAAGGCGAGACTTCCTAGAGAAGTGATCGATTTTATTCCGGAACATCATGGAACTTCTACTATGGCGTTCTTCTATCATAAAGCTCTTGCGGAACTTTCTCCTTCTCAGAAGAAAAAACTGAAAAAAGCAGACTTCCAATATCCGGGCCCTAAGCCGCAAAGAAAAGAAACCGCGATCGTGATGATTGCTGATAGCTTGGAAGCGGCAAGTAGATCTTTGGAAGAAGTAACTCCTGAATCATTGGATGCTCTGATCACAAAGATCGTGAACGGAAAATTGGCAGAAAACCAATTGGACGAATGTGGGCTTACTTTAGGAGATCTAGAAGTTGTAAAATATTCTTTCAAAGAAGTTCTTCTTTCAAGTCTTCACTCTAGACCCAAATATCCTAAACCTGAGGATACTAAGGCCTTAGAGGAGAAGAACAAAAATATCCTGGGGAAACACGCCCCTAAGAGTCACTGA
- the dnaB gene encoding replicative DNA helicase: MQADSLFELESEKSFLGFLLLKGADNLIDIPLVPEDFYQDTNRRIYKAILDLVDKRIAVDPVSVLNFLKENSLLKDPEREYEYIYSLYKDSVVSHPLGYYAERIKRLSERRKYSKLLMNALELIQKEPGENESVFNQIEQSLTDVSRSADVKGLLPVAGDKAALSEYIKEIMESRGQIKGLRTNFTQFDEMTSGLKEYEMMVLAARPGNGKTTLALNIASNVALIHNRPVVIFSLEMSRMELLLKLVCSYAQVESNKLKRSEVTKSDAPKLIDAIIKVTSSPIYIDDSGALSVDDFKGRVRKLLTNETLGLIIVDYLQLMNDPKNRDGGRQQEVSSISRALKQMAKEARCPVIALSQMNRSIEQRSKDQRPQLADLRESGAIEQDADIVTFIYRGEKGKDEEEDPRMKGMAEIIIAKNRSGPTGSFPLAFRPELSRFDNV, from the coding sequence ATGCAGGCCGACTCCTTGTTTGAATTGGAATCCGAGAAATCTTTTCTCGGATTTCTGCTTCTTAAAGGAGCGGATAATCTAATCGATATTCCCCTCGTTCCTGAGGATTTTTACCAAGATACAAACAGAAGAATTTACAAGGCAATCCTGGACCTTGTGGACAAAAGGATCGCAGTAGATCCGGTCTCCGTCCTAAACTTCTTAAAAGAAAATTCATTACTCAAAGATCCAGAAAGAGAATACGAATATATTTATTCTCTCTACAAGGATTCCGTAGTTTCCCATCCATTGGGTTATTATGCGGAAAGGATCAAACGTCTTTCCGAAAGAAGAAAATATTCTAAATTATTAATGAACGCCCTGGAGTTGATCCAGAAAGAACCGGGCGAAAACGAATCAGTATTCAATCAAATTGAACAAAGTCTTACGGATGTTTCTAGATCTGCGGATGTAAAAGGACTTCTTCCTGTTGCCGGGGATAAGGCAGCTCTCTCTGAATATATTAAAGAGATCATGGAGAGTAGAGGCCAGATCAAAGGTCTTAGAACTAATTTTACTCAGTTCGATGAGATGACTTCAGGCTTAAAAGAATACGAGATGATGGTCTTGGCGGCGAGACCTGGTAATGGTAAGACCACTTTAGCTTTGAATATTGCTTCCAACGTGGCACTGATCCATAACCGACCGGTAGTGATCTTCTCGTTGGAGATGAGTAGAATGGAACTTCTACTCAAGCTTGTATGCTCTTATGCTCAGGTGGAATCCAATAAATTAAAACGTTCCGAAGTGACTAAGTCGGATGCGCCCAAGCTGATTGATGCAATCATTAAGGTAACTTCTTCTCCCATTTATATTGATGATTCCGGTGCACTAAGTGTGGACGATTTTAAGGGAAGGGTTCGTAAACTTCTCACGAATGAAACTCTTGGACTCATTATTGTGGACTATCTCCAGCTCATGAACGATCCCAAAAACAGGGATGGTGGAAGGCAACAAGAGGTTTCTTCGATTTCCAGAGCGCTCAAGCAAATGGCCAAAGAGGCGAGATGTCCTGTGATAGCACTTTCTCAGATGAACCGTTCCATTGAGCAAAGGTCCAAGGACCAAAGACCTCAACTTGCAGACTTAAGGGAGTCGGGTGCGATCGAGCAGGACGCGGACATTGTTACATTCATTTATCGTGGAGAGAAGGGAAAGGACGAAGAGGAAGATCCTAGAATGAAAGGAATGGCGGAGATCATCATCGCCAAAAACAGGTCTGGACCAACCGGTTCTTTTCCACTTGCCTTCCGACCTGAACTTTCCAGATTTGATAACGTGTAG
- the aspS gene encoding aspartate--tRNA ligase, which produces MEDWILEGYKSRAWAGEVSEAQEGKTLTLFGWSFRFRDQGGVIFVDLRDRTGILQVVLRKEILGENFAAAEKIRSEYVIAVQGKLKKRDAESINPKMKTGTIELVVDQLIILNSAKTPPFSLDEFEEISEENRLKYRYLDFRRDELKNRMIKRHEFVFAIRNYLNSRKFVEIETPILNKSTPEGARDFLVPSRLNPNSFYALPQSPQIFKQILMVGGMERYFQIVKCFRDEDLRADRQPEFTQLDMEFSFVSQEEILSEIEGLFSKIMKDVFSLDFKGPFSRMPYKQAMEEYGSDKPDLRFGMKLVDVSEIVKDSDFQVFAGAVASGGVVKAVCVPGGSVISRKEIEDLTAWLNRDYKAKGLAYMKHGAEGLESTITKRFTPEALSKIANSVGSKEGDMVFFGADEREIVNHSLGALRLKLSERFDKPAEGSFHISWIVDFPMFEWNKDSKRWDSLHHPFTSPGDSSLEIFSSEERLQKEAGNALAKAYDLVLNGVEIGGGSIRIHSKDVQTRVFSTLGIGPEEAKEKFGFLLEALEYGAPPHGGIAFGIDRIMMLLTGGKSIRDVIAFPKTQKGVCLMSECPSEVEEKQLQELKLRLIKV; this is translated from the coding sequence TTGGAAGATTGGATTTTAGAAGGTTATAAATCAAGAGCCTGGGCAGGAGAAGTTTCCGAAGCCCAAGAAGGAAAAACTCTCACTCTATTCGGTTGGTCTTTCCGATTCCGGGACCAAGGCGGAGTCATCTTTGTGGATCTTCGTGATAGAACAGGGATCTTGCAAGTAGTACTACGTAAAGAAATCCTGGGAGAAAACTTTGCTGCGGCAGAAAAGATCCGCTCCGAGTATGTGATAGCGGTCCAGGGAAAACTTAAAAAAAGGGATGCAGAAAGTATCAATCCCAAGATGAAAACTGGGACGATTGAACTTGTTGTAGACCAACTCATCATTCTGAACTCTGCAAAAACTCCTCCATTCTCCCTGGATGAATTTGAAGAGATTTCTGAAGAAAACAGGCTCAAATACAGGTACCTGGATTTCAGAAGAGACGAGCTCAAGAACAGAATGATAAAACGTCATGAGTTCGTATTCGCAATTCGTAATTATCTAAATTCTCGTAAGTTCGTAGAGATTGAAACTCCGATCCTGAACAAGTCCACTCCAGAAGGAGCACGTGACTTTTTGGTACCTTCTCGCTTAAATCCGAATTCATTTTATGCTCTTCCTCAATCTCCTCAGATCTTTAAACAGATCCTGATGGTAGGCGGTATGGAGAGATATTTCCAAATCGTAAAATGTTTCAGAGATGAGGACTTAAGGGCAGACAGACAACCTGAGTTCACTCAGCTTGATATGGAATTCTCATTTGTTTCCCAAGAAGAGATCCTTTCCGAGATCGAAGGACTATTCTCCAAGATTATGAAGGATGTGTTCTCTTTAGATTTCAAGGGTCCATTCTCCAGAATGCCTTATAAACAAGCCATGGAAGAATACGGTTCCGATAAACCGGACCTTCGTTTCGGAATGAAACTGGTAGATGTTTCGGAAATCGTAAAAGATTCAGATTTCCAAGTATTTGCAGGTGCGGTTGCAAGCGGCGGAGTAGTAAAAGCGGTTTGTGTTCCTGGCGGTTCTGTGATTTCCAGAAAAGAGATCGAAGATCTGACTGCTTGGTTGAACAGAGATTATAAAGCAAAAGGCCTTGCCTACATGAAACACGGGGCAGAAGGATTGGAATCTACTATTACAAAAAGATTCACTCCAGAAGCTCTTTCTAAAATTGCAAACTCAGTCGGCTCAAAAGAAGGAGACATGGTCTTTTTCGGAGCGGATGAAAGAGAAATCGTAAACCATTCTCTAGGCGCTCTGCGTCTGAAACTTTCGGAAAGATTTGACAAACCTGCAGAAGGAAGCTTTCATATTTCCTGGATCGTGGACTTTCCGATGTTCGAGTGGAACAAGGACAGCAAACGCTGGGATTCCTTGCACCATCCGTTCACTTCTCCTGGAGATTCCAGTTTGGAAATTTTCTCTTCCGAGGAAAGACTCCAAAAAGAAGCGGGAAATGCACTCGCGAAAGCCTATGATCTGGTGCTAAATGGTGTGGAGATCGGTGGAGGTTCCATTCGTATCCATTCCAAAGATGTGCAGACTCGGGTCTTCTCCACTTTGGGGATCGGACCAGAGGAAGCTAAAGAAAAATTCGGCTTCTTATTGGAGGCCTTGGAATATGGGGCACCTCCTCATGGAGGGATTGCATTCGGTATCGATAGGATCATGATGCTCTTGACTGGCGGAAAATCCATCCGAGATGTGATCGCTTTCCCTAAAACGCAGAAAGGTGTTTGTTTGATGAGCGAATGTCCGTCTGAAGTGGAAGAGAAACAGCTCCAAGAATTGAAGCTTAGGTTGATAAAGGTTTAA